One window from the genome of Oreochromis niloticus isolate F11D_XX unplaced genomic scaffold, O_niloticus_UMD_NMBU tig00007180_pilon, whole genome shotgun sequence encodes:
- the LOC109198073 gene encoding uncharacterized protein LOC109198073, protein MGHSLLCLLGLFLLSTVIHGNTEELGVKATLTADRLTIPAGGSVTLTCDVKNSADFEYGWFREPSLHSNQKIVVAGESKRELVTSKAGIYSCRGRIKGTNSGPEESDSVIIQETGHGVKVTVTADSTTIPAGGSVTLTCDVKHSADLKYEWVRETSSAVKSTEAVGSDKVIRISKGGKYQCRGWRTDTTSLIAQSDPVTIQETGEFKHLI, encoded by the exons ATGGGGCACTCTTTGCTCTGTTTGCTGGGGTTATTCT tGCTCAGTACAGTCATCCATGGAAACACTGAAg AACTTGGAGTGAAGGCCActctgacagcagacagattaaccataccagcagggggcagtgtgacactgacctgtgatgtgAAGAACTCTGCTGACTTTGAATATGGCTGGTTCAGAGAACCCAGTTTACACTCTAATCAGAAGATCGTAGTAGCTGGTGAATCAAAGAGAGAACTTGTGACCTCTAAAGCCGGCATCTACAGCTGCAGAGGACGTATAAAAGGGACAAATTCAGGCCCAGAAGAAAGTGACTCAGTCATCATTCAGGaaactg GACATGGAGTGAAGGTCACTGTAACAGCAGACAGCACAaccataccagcagggggcagtgtgacactgacctgtgatgtgAAACACTCTGCTGACTTAAAATATGAGTGGGTCAGAGAAACCTCATCTGCAGTGAAGTCCACAGAAGCTGTTGGATCAGATAAAGTGATCAGGATCTCTAAAGGAGGAAAATACCAATGCAGAGGATGGAGAACAGACACAACTTCACTCATAGCACAAAGTGATCCAGTCACCATTCAGGAAACTGgtgagtttaaacatttaatctgA